In Phormidium yuhuli AB48, one genomic interval encodes:
- a CDS encoding putative 2-dehydropantoate 2-reductase, translated as MASFPLSASTPRRYAIVGTGAIGGYYGAKLQRAGVEVHFLTRSDYEVIRQEGLTVESPEGNFRLGEVRAYRDVADMPPCDVVIVALKTTQNQVLGELLPSLLNSDGVVLVLQNGLGVEDEVAQWVGGDRVLGGLCFICSNKLGPGQIRHLDYGAIALGEYRPNYKPQGVTQRMRAIAHDFERAEIPMQFHEDLLLARWKKLVWNIPFNGLSVVLDAKTDRLITDSNSRQAVESLMAEVVAGARACGREIPGVFVEEMLTTTEKMPPYLTSMKLDFEAKRPLEIEAILGTPLRRGTAAGASLPQMALLYQQLTVLDRYNRA; from the coding sequence ATGGCATCGTTTCCCCTATCTGCTTCGACTCCCCGCCGCTACGCCATTGTCGGAACGGGCGCTATTGGCGGCTATTATGGTGCGAAACTGCAACGGGCCGGGGTGGAGGTGCATTTCCTGACGCGCAGTGATTATGAGGTGATTCGTCAGGAGGGGTTGACGGTGGAATCTCCTGAGGGCAATTTTCGCCTGGGGGAGGTTCGGGCTTATCGTGATGTGGCGGATATGCCCCCCTGTGATGTGGTGATTGTGGCTCTGAAAACCACTCAGAATCAGGTGTTGGGGGAGTTGTTACCGTCTCTGTTGAACTCCGATGGGGTGGTGTTGGTGTTGCAGAATGGCTTAGGGGTTGAAGATGAGGTGGCCCAGTGGGTGGGGGGCGATCGCGTTCTTGGGGGGTTGTGTTTTATTTGTTCCAATAAGCTGGGCCCGGGCCAGATTCGTCATTTGGATTATGGGGCGATCGCCCTGGGGGAGTATCGCCCGAATTATAAGCCTCAAGGGGTGACGCAGCGGATGCGGGCGATCGCCCATGATTTTGAGCGGGCCGAGATTCCCATGCAATTCCATGAGGATTTATTGCTCGCCCGCTGGAAAAAACTGGTTTGGAACATCCCCTTTAATGGCTTGTCGGTGGTGTTAGATGCCAAAACCGATCGCCTCATCACAGATTCTAACAGTCGTCAGGCGGTAGAATCGTTAATGGCTGAAGTCGTGGCGGGGGCGCGGGCCTGTGGACGGGAGATTCCGGGAGTCTTTGTTGAGGAAATGTTAACGACTACGGAAAAAATGCCCCCCTATTTAACCAGTATGAAACTGGATTTTGAGGCCAAACGTCCCCTAGAAATTGAGGCGATTCTGGGAACTCCCCTGCGTCGTGGAACCGCCGCTGGGGCCAGTTTGCCGCAAATGGCCTTGTTGTATCAGCAGTTAACGGTGTTAGACCGCTATAATCGGGCGTAA
- a CDS encoding P-loop ATPase, Sll1717 family: MTNLTRDSIRVQIANNLSSVNYELNDLRIQPDPFSGWRIVVISPDFAEQSNFERRQIALNGLEELEIEWLDLLTPEERDWAGKLPLDSDLEDLPLWPETLARGQNLPETIRFPSDLDDDLEPPIVATFYSLRGGVGRSTALAYTAQILARRGRTVLCVDLDLEAPGLAALFGREAEIQPGQGVLPTLVALDRGEELDLQSQILRLSELDELYCLPAGKPDANYARLLNFVDPAAWYREESNPLRDLLSRLSSSLSFKPEIILFDACTGITPLNGPLLFDLADVAIITFFPHPQTQTGTEALVRGLLASRTRRNQELTPEPRFLVSPIPASKAPEVIERYQHRALSWISDWLAQVTEQRPESTAIDEREITHFITYQDVIATSDIVGGDRDLWKPYEAIAQWIEVFLPTRSEQKLAGLSPQVNLPELKPQILQELNFSSGTAEDQDDFLKTFVPTESINRALRPEIPLIRGRKGSGKTAIFRRIAEDNRQTRVVVMSPTPLKNDKSWILTPEGFQEVENELKQRNKTWRDFWLVQVCVAAASSLSPDQIEGVSNSLGEDLQRPTSELDFIERLTTLLSRERLGLLAQDWLQKLDDRLSGNILLLFDGLDTSFGNEPEARKRRTQAIEALLSLVIEFGDALRNLKFKILLREDIWLQLKFDNKSHFYGRSTVLNWSNRTDFFKIAIKQAIQAESFQNLVRQMTEEESSSLNPPPLLKVSLDSIDYWSEEQVKQIWNLLLGERMRGGKSAFTQNWVWNRLSDGDDERSPRFLLRLFQEAKNWEKREYTQESQRPSKEPNHKTLIRPRGLSESLSKVSQAALSALIDEEFRELQPLTERLTQIGRSPVEVSELKDLDDEVKLAREVGLLSVYEGSDGEPKRYKVPDLYRLGLKMTRSGQA; the protein is encoded by the coding sequence ATGACAAATCTGACAAGAGATAGCATTCGGGTTCAAATCGCAAATAATCTAAGTTCTGTTAACTATGAACTCAACGATTTACGGATTCAACCCGATCCCTTTTCCGGTTGGCGCATTGTTGTCATTTCTCCCGATTTTGCCGAACAATCGAATTTCGAGCGTCGTCAAATTGCGCTCAACGGACTAGAGGAATTAGAAATTGAATGGCTCGATCTCCTCACGCCCGAAGAACGAGACTGGGCGGGAAAACTTCCCCTTGACAGCGATTTAGAAGACCTCCCCCTCTGGCCCGAAACCCTCGCACGGGGACAAAATCTTCCGGAGACGATTCGCTTTCCCTCAGATCTCGATGATGACCTCGAACCTCCCATCGTCGCCACTTTTTACTCATTACGAGGTGGAGTGGGCCGCTCCACCGCCTTAGCCTATACCGCCCAAATTTTAGCCCGTCGGGGTCGTACGGTGCTTTGTGTGGATTTAGATTTAGAAGCCCCCGGTTTAGCGGCTTTGTTTGGACGAGAAGCTGAAATTCAACCCGGACAAGGGGTATTACCTACGTTAGTTGCGTTAGATCGTGGAGAAGAACTCGATCTTCAATCGCAAATTTTACGGCTATCGGAGTTAGATGAACTCTACTGTTTACCCGCCGGAAAACCCGATGCAAATTATGCTCGCCTCTTAAATTTTGTTGACCCAGCGGCTTGGTATCGCGAAGAGTCCAATCCTCTGCGAGATCTCTTATCTCGCCTCAGTTCTAGTTTATCCTTTAAACCTGAGATTATTCTCTTTGACGCCTGCACGGGGATTACCCCCTTAAATGGACCGCTTCTGTTTGATTTAGCCGATGTGGCGATTATCACCTTTTTTCCTCATCCGCAAACTCAAACTGGAACTGAAGCCTTGGTTCGGGGATTACTGGCGTCTCGAACCCGTCGCAATCAAGAGTTAACCCCAGAACCTCGCTTTTTAGTATCTCCCATTCCGGCTAGTAAAGCCCCAGAAGTGATTGAGCGGTATCAACACCGCGCGCTCAGTTGGATTAGCGATTGGCTGGCTCAGGTCACAGAACAACGCCCTGAGAGTACGGCGATTGATGAACGGGAGATTACTCATTTTATTACCTATCAGGATGTGATTGCAACGTCTGATATCGTGGGGGGCGATCGCGATCTCTGGAAACCCTATGAGGCGATCGCCCAATGGATTGAAGTTTTTCTACCCACCCGAAGCGAGCAAAAGTTGGCCGGCTTATCCCCCCAAGTTAACTTACCTGAACTTAAGCCACAAATTCTTCAGGAACTTAACTTTTCAAGTGGAACGGCGGAAGACCAAGATGATTTTTTAAAAACCTTTGTTCCGACGGAGAGTATCAATCGCGCGTTGCGACCTGAAATCCCCCTAATTCGGGGACGCAAAGGAAGTGGAAAAACAGCAATATTCCGACGAATTGCTGAAGACAATCGTCAAACTAGAGTGGTTGTTATGTCTCCCACTCCGCTTAAAAATGATAAGTCTTGGATTTTAACGCCCGAGGGGTTTCAAGAAGTTGAAAATGAGTTGAAACAGCGAAACAAAACTTGGCGTGATTTTTGGCTAGTTCAGGTTTGTGTTGCGGCAGCATCTAGCCTATCTCCAGACCAGATTGAAGGAGTATCTAATTCCTTGGGAGAAGACCTGCAACGACCAACCAGTGAATTAGACTTTATCGAAAGGTTAACGACTCTTCTGTCCAGAGAACGTTTGGGATTACTAGCTCAAGACTGGTTGCAAAAACTTGACGATAGACTCTCTGGCAACATCCTACTTTTATTCGATGGTTTAGACACCAGTTTTGGCAATGAACCTGAGGCAAGAAAACGACGTACTCAAGCCATTGAAGCGTTACTGTCTCTGGTGATTGAGTTTGGAGACGCTCTGAGAAATTTAAAATTTAAAATTCTTCTGCGAGAGGATATCTGGCTTCAACTCAAATTTGACAACAAAAGCCATTTTTATGGACGCTCAACAGTGCTAAATTGGTCGAATCGAACCGACTTTTTTAAAATTGCCATTAAACAGGCGATTCAAGCTGAAAGTTTCCAGAACTTGGTTCGTCAGATGACTGAGGAAGAATCATCAAGTCTGAATCCCCCTCCTCTACTCAAGGTATCACTTGATAGTATTGACTATTGGTCCGAGGAACAAGTCAAGCAAATTTGGAATCTTTTACTGGGGGAACGAATGCGGGGAGGGAAATCAGCATTTACTCAAAATTGGGTTTGGAATCGTTTAAGTGATGGAGATGATGAGCGGAGTCCCCGTTTTCTGTTACGGTTATTTCAGGAAGCCAAAAACTGGGAAAAACGGGAATATACCCAAGAGTCTCAACGTCCGTCTAAAGAACCGAATCATAAAACCTTGATTCGTCCTCGTGGTTTAAGTGAATCGTTGTCAAAAGTGTCACAAGCGGCGTTGAGTGCGTTAATTGATGAGGAATTTAGGGAACTGCAACCCTTGACGGAACGGTTAACCCAGATTGGGCGATCGCCGGTGGAAGTTTCAGAACTCAAAGACTTAGACGATGAAGTTAAACTCGCTCGTGAGGTGGGGTTACTATCCGTCTATGAAGGGAGTGATGGCGAGCCTAAACGATATAAAGTCCCCGATTTATATCGTTTAGGACTCAAAATGACTCGATCAGGACAAGCTTAA
- a CDS encoding HEPN domain-containing protein, with translation MSPDTYHEWLTVADERRDDALKLQQERPQSIASVYLADYAIECTLKALLHKQGRSFLRSGRGGHNLRQLWADCGFRVSDLQDPKGTQTFYLQTWDTSLRYESKLPSEPGLETEALIQGAKRICGLVRTEIRRHGSRKR, from the coding sequence ATGAGTCCCGACACCTATCACGAATGGCTTACAGTCGCCGATGAGAGACGTGATGATGCTTTAAAACTTCAGCAAGAACGGCCACAGTCGATTGCTAGTGTCTATCTGGCTGATTATGCCATCGAATGTACCCTAAAAGCCTTATTACATAAACAGGGACGGTCATTTCTTAGAAGTGGACGAGGGGGACATAATTTACGTCAACTTTGGGCAGATTGCGGATTTCGGGTATCAGATCTACAGGATCCAAAAGGGACACAGACCTTTTATCTCCAAACTTGGGACACAAGTTTACGCTACGAGAGCAAGCTCCCATCTGAACCCGGTTTAGAAACAGAAGCTTTAATTCAAGGAGCAAAACGCATTTGTGGGCTTGTTAGGACCGAAATTCGTCGTCACGGCTCCCGAAAACGATAA
- a CDS encoding FKBP-type peptidyl-prolyl cis-trans isomerase, whose amino-acid sequence MRPILISLSLVLVCAVAILFTLINAQNQTAIADELPAEDSSAAAETLREDNPNLFAQAPNSEAVADEDGIYTTESGLKYEKLETGDGAQPQAGQTVMVHYTGMLEDGTVFDSSRERNRPFSFRIGVGQVIRGWDEGVGMMQVGDRWKLIIPPELGYGERGAGGVIPPNATLIFDVELLRIS is encoded by the coding sequence TTGCGACCGATTTTAATTAGCTTAAGTCTGGTTCTCGTCTGTGCTGTGGCGATTCTATTTACCCTCATTAACGCCCAAAATCAAACGGCGATCGCCGACGAACTCCCCGCTGAAGATTCCTCAGCTGCGGCTGAAACCCTCCGCGAAGATAATCCCAATCTCTTCGCTCAGGCCCCTAATTCCGAGGCCGTCGCCGATGAGGATGGGATTTACACCACGGAATCCGGTTTGAAGTATGAAAAACTCGAAACCGGTGACGGTGCGCAACCCCAAGCCGGCCAAACGGTGATGGTTCATTACACGGGAATGCTAGAAGATGGAACCGTGTTTGATAGTTCCCGTGAGCGGAATCGTCCCTTTAGCTTCCGCATCGGTGTCGGCCAAGTGATTCGCGGCTGGGATGAAGGTGTGGGAATGATGCAGGTGGGCGATCGCTGGAAGCTCATCATTCCCCCGGAACTCGGCTATGGTGAACGAGGTGCTGGTGGGGTCATTCCTCCCAACGCCACCCTCATTTTTGATGTGGAATTGCTACGCATCAGTTAA